In one Cloacibacillus porcorum genomic region, the following are encoded:
- a CDS encoding AAA family ATPase: MYLSGYYNIKLYQHQSLIIFDEVQLCPKARAAIKYLVADGRYNYMETDSLISAAIYDTAAVIYDKYI; the protein is encoded by the coding sequence ATGTATCTGTCGGGTTATTATAATATCAAGCTATATCAACACCAGTCATTGATTATTTTCGATGAAGTTCAGCTTTGCCCCAAAGCCAGAGCCGCAATAAAGTATCTTGTAGCTGATGGAAGATACAATTATATGGAAACAGATTCCCTGATTTCTGCCGCTATATATGACACCGCTGCTGTGATTTACGATAAATATATCTAG
- a CDS encoding DUF6661 family protein: protein MEIEESGISFIFRNDRVVKFDDSEFYRRYFNCLPHSKGVDFICESEGKRALIEVKNCRGHEAENVWRIGTDNAKRDVITPSPGDERESLDIEMSLKAAMTIACLCGALSKGSGCFHAGKLSELCRPLGAGGEPLYIILFLEGDFFFETRSKKMIMDRLQTSIRKKLSWLNCSVSVMDSSTYKKKFFTIRQNQAESC from the coding sequence ATGGAAATTGAGGAGAGCGGCATCAGCTTCATCTTCCGCAATGACCGGGTGGTCAAGTTTGACGACAGCGAGTTTTACCGGCGCTACTTCAACTGCCTTCCCCATAGCAAAGGGGTGGACTTCATCTGCGAATCGGAGGGCAAGCGGGCGCTCATCGAGGTGAAGAACTGCCGCGGCCACGAAGCGGAAAATGTATGGCGGATCGGGACCGACAACGCCAAGAGGGATGTCATCACGCCCTCCCCCGGCGACGAACGTGAGAGCCTCGATATCGAAATGAGCCTCAAGGCGGCGATGACCATCGCCTGCCTCTGCGGGGCCCTGTCAAAGGGGAGTGGCTGTTTTCACGCGGGAAAACTTTCCGAGCTCTGCCGCCCTCTCGGCGCAGGCGGCGAGCCGCTCTATATCATTCTCTTTCTCGAGGGGGATTTTTTCTTTGAGACAAGGAGCAAAAAGATGATCATGGACAGGCTTCAGACAAGTATCCGCAAGAAGCTCTCGTGGCTGAACTGCAGCGTTTCGGTCATGGACTCTTCAACATACAAGAAAAAATTTTTTACTATAAGGCAGAATCAGGCTGAATCATGTTGA
- a CDS encoding AAA family ATPase yields the protein MKISSLELNNFMLFDRLSLRWSPKINIISGENSTGKTTLIKAMYAALKGVSEGRLDRMTKEEIEGGLVKKLQGVFRPDDDKIGRLASRGSGGSRASLSLCIGAEDSVSVGFSSRQDRHADVSVNIGVSEDGMAPYFPVYIPPKEMISATEHFQSLYETYHIDFEEMYYDLTKLLDRPLKKGGNTEQQNSVIESFGRIINGSIVQRDKKFYLKMKGKGEFEMGLVSEGYRKLATIIYLISSGSLNENSILFWDEPETNMNPMMIKPIAEAVAKLAEMGVQVFITTHDYFVQQSFNLLSAYPPAGSAPADIKFISLYKEDGQLCFEEGRTVSELNHNSIMEEFDNLYDREQELIYGN from the coding sequence GTGAAAATATCTTCTTTGGAACTTAATAATTTTATGTTATTCGACAGGCTCAGTCTAAGGTGGTCCCCGAAGATAAATATCATCAGCGGGGAGAACAGCACCGGAAAGACGACGCTGATCAAGGCGATGTACGCCGCGCTTAAGGGCGTCTCCGAGGGCAGGCTCGACAGGATGACGAAGGAGGAGATCGAGGGCGGCCTGGTAAAAAAGCTCCAGGGCGTCTTTCGTCCCGACGACGATAAGATCGGCCGCTTGGCCAGCCGCGGCTCCGGCGGCAGCCGGGCCTCACTCTCGCTCTGCATCGGCGCGGAGGATTCAGTCTCCGTCGGCTTCAGCAGCCGGCAGGACCGCCATGCCGACGTGAGCGTTAATATCGGCGTTTCGGAGGATGGCATGGCCCCCTATTTCCCGGTCTATATTCCGCCGAAGGAGATGATCTCCGCCACGGAGCATTTCCAGTCTCTTTACGAGACTTACCATATTGACTTTGAAGAGATGTACTACGACCTGACGAAGCTGCTGGACCGTCCGCTCAAGAAGGGCGGCAACACCGAGCAGCAGAACAGCGTCATCGAGAGCTTCGGCAGGATAATCAACGGCAGCATCGTACAGAGGGATAAAAAATTCTATCTCAAGATGAAGGGCAAGGGAGAGTTCGAGATGGGACTTGTCTCGGAGGGCTACCGTAAGCTCGCGACCATCATCTATCTCATCTCTTCGGGAAGCCTCAACGAAAATTCGATCCTCTTCTGGGACGAGCCGGAGACCAATATGAATCCGATGATGATAAAGCCGATCGCCGAGGCGGTGGCGAAGCTCGCGGAGATGGGCGTCCAGGTCTTCATCACAACACACGACTATTTCGTGCAGCAGTCCTTTAATCTGCTCTCGGCCTACCCGCCGGCGGGTTCCGCTCCGGCGGATATCAAGTTTATCTCGCTCTACAAGGAGGACGGGCAGCTCTGCTTCGAAGAGGGGCGCACCGTCTCGGAGCTGAACCACAACTCTATTATGGAGGAGTTCGACAACCTCTACGACAGAGAGCAGGAGCTCATCTATGGAAATTGA
- a CDS encoding LicD family protein, whose translation MKKISLRELQLMELEILKNFDSFCRQHSLRYCLAEGTLLGAVRHKGFIPWDDDIDVYMPRQDYIKFNEIYSHTKYILKSPLVDRKWNMPIAKLMNMDIKLIESGTTAVKGIWIDIFPIDGWPDSLEAALKYKKKLQMFNYLCFGRDAVLSRSKHGFWRTCAKTAVISFAHLIPHGVMSRYINQVASNTYPYQDSKYVGNISFQESNKIVRIKKAHFEDRIELQFEDAMFYAPRNYDDYLTQTYGNYMKLPPVSERQTHPMEFIKNVEVKKNF comes from the coding sequence GTGAAAAAAATAAGTCTAAGAGAACTACAACTAATGGAGTTGGAAATTCTAAAAAACTTTGACTCATTTTGTAGACAACACAGCTTACGTTATTGCTTAGCGGAAGGAACCCTTTTAGGCGCTGTGAGGCATAAAGGTTTTATTCCTTGGGATGATGACATCGATGTTTATATGCCACGCCAGGACTATATAAAATTTAACGAGATATATTCTCATACAAAATATATCTTAAAGTCACCCCTTGTAGATAGAAAATGGAACATGCCCATAGCCAAGCTAATGAATATGGATATAAAACTAATTGAGAGTGGAACAACCGCAGTCAAAGGAATATGGATCGATATTTTCCCAATTGATGGCTGGCCTGATTCACTAGAGGCGGCGCTAAAATACAAAAAGAAATTACAGATGTTTAATTATCTCTGCTTTGGGCGTGATGCCGTGCTATCAAGATCAAAACACGGTTTTTGGCGAACATGCGCAAAAACTGCGGTCATAAGTTTTGCTCACCTGATTCCACATGGCGTCATGTCACGTTATATAAACCAAGTCGCTTCCAACACGTATCCATACCAAGATTCTAAATATGTTGGAAATATAAGTTTTCAAGAATCCAATAAGATAGTAAGGATAAAAAAGGCTCACTTTGAGGATCGCATTGAACTCCAATTTGAGGATGCAATGTTTTATGCGCCAAGAAACTATGACGATTACCTAACCCAAACTTATGGCAACTACATGAAGCTGCCGCCTGTTTCGGAAAGACAAACTCATCCAATGGAATTTATTAAAAACGTCGAAGTAAAAAAGAATTTTTAG
- a CDS encoding Txe/YoeB family addiction module toxin, translated as MNNFTFSDKGWDDYLYWQRTDKSILRKINELLKDLQRNGASNGLGKPEALKYRQAWSRRINQEHRLVYTVDESGNLFILSIKGHYED; from the coding sequence ATGAATAATTTCACATTTTCAGATAAAGGGTGGGATGATTATCTCTATTGGCAAAGGACGGACAAGTCTATCTTACGCAAAATCAACGAACTGCTGAAAGACCTTCAGCGAAACGGCGCCTCCAATGGACTTGGGAAGCCGGAGGCTCTGAAGTACAGACAGGCATGGAGCCGCCGGATAAATCAGGAACACAGACTTGTTTATACGGTTGATGAATCAGGTAATCTATTTATTCTTTCAATAAAAGGGCATTATGAAGATTAA
- a CDS encoding helix-turn-helix domain-containing protein produces the protein MKKNYREGKCGNIIGKRLKSLRGEMSQGDMARRLDITQAYLCEIEKGKRTPSFDLLCSFAEKLNTSVSFLIGENKNLSFSEIYGGNSIAPSEQENDLAYELRKIIDDGRNSVSIELLLVHVKDKLRRQEPPLKGHDRDAVVSLLYGCLELLKNEDAME, from the coding sequence ATGAAGAAGAATTACAGAGAGGGCAAATGCGGCAACATCATCGGTAAACGGTTGAAATCTCTGCGGGGAGAGATGTCGCAGGGAGACATGGCCAGGCGGCTTGATATAACTCAGGCCTATTTGTGTGAAATAGAAAAAGGTAAGAGAACCCCCTCCTTTGATTTATTGTGCTCATTCGCAGAAAAGCTGAATACCTCCGTCTCCTTTCTTATCGGCGAAAATAAGAATCTCTCTTTCTCGGAAATATATGGCGGCAATAGCATCGCCCCCTCTGAACAGGAAAATGATTTGGCCTACGAACTGAGGAAGATCATCGACGACGGCAGAAACTCCGTCTCAATTGAGCTTTTGCTGGTCCATGTGAAGGATAAGCTTCGCAGGCAGGAACCGCCGCTGAAGGGACACGACAGAGACGCGGTGGTCTCTTTGCTGTACGGTTGTCTGGAGCTATTAAAGAACGAGGACGCGATGGAATAA
- a CDS encoding ABC transporter ATP-binding protein, protein MEKIKLKVRDLEMEYDGKRALDKVSFNVQDGEFLSILGPSGCGKTTILRILIGLLKPTGGTVTKDGIDITDISPAGRGMGIVFQNYALFENMTVLENVEYALKIRKENKANEARQAVREKALALIQQMDLTEHIDKKPAMLSGGQQQRVAIARTLIMNPDIIMFDEPMSALDVATRLSLRKEIKRIQAEFKTTMIYITHDQEEAFAMSDRIMVMKEAHLVQIDTPQNIISNPANDYVKDFVLSNLQAKIDSLLKYVKV, encoded by the coding sequence ATGGAAAAGATAAAGCTTAAAGTACGAGACCTCGAGATGGAGTATGATGGAAAACGCGCGCTTGATAAAGTCAGTTTCAATGTCCAGGATGGTGAGTTTCTTTCGATTCTTGGTCCGTCCGGCTGCGGCAAGACAACGATTTTACGTATCCTCATCGGTTTGCTCAAGCCTACAGGAGGAACGGTTACTAAGGACGGAATAGATATCACTGACATATCCCCGGCAGGCCGCGGAATGGGGATCGTGTTTCAGAACTATGCCCTTTTTGAGAATATGACCGTGCTGGAAAATGTGGAATACGCTTTGAAAATACGCAAAGAAAACAAAGCCAACGAAGCCAGGCAAGCTGTGCGTGAAAAAGCCCTTGCTCTGATTCAGCAGATGGATTTAACAGAGCATATAGATAAGAAACCCGCCATGTTATCCGGCGGCCAGCAGCAGCGTGTGGCTATCGCCAGGACGCTTATAATGAATCCGGACATCATTATGTTTGATGAACCAATGTCAGCTCTGGACGTAGCGACGAGGCTTTCACTTAGAAAAGAGATAAAAAGAATCCAGGCGGAGTTCAAAACAACGATGATATATATCACGCATGATCAGGAAGAGGCCTTTGCCATGTCCGACAGGATCATGGTCATGAAAGAGGCCCATCTTGTTCAGATAGACACACCCCAAAACATAATCTCAAATCCAGCCAATGATTATGTGAAAGACTTTGTTCTGAGCAACCTTCAAGCAAAGATAGACTCTCTACTAAAGTACGTGAAGGTATGA
- a CDS encoding metal-dependent transcriptional regulator — protein sequence MQESGENYLETILILQNKNGSVRSIDVARKLSVSKPSVSRAMGILRDDGFITMEANGELVLTEQGRARADAIYERHRFITRFLADVVGVSPETAETDACRIEHIISEETFDKIKEYLAEK from the coding sequence ATGCAGGAATCTGGAGAAAACTATCTTGAGACGATATTGATACTACAAAATAAAAACGGCTCCGTACGTTCGATAGATGTGGCGCGCAAGCTATCCGTCAGCAAACCGAGCGTAAGCCGCGCGATGGGTATATTAAGGGACGATGGTTTCATAACTATGGAGGCAAACGGCGAGCTGGTCCTTACGGAACAGGGCCGCGCACGGGCCGACGCGATCTATGAACGGCACCGTTTCATCACGAGGTTCCTTGCCGACGTAGTCGGCGTCTCTCCGGAGACCGCCGAGACCGACGCCTGCCGCATAGAACACATAATAAGCGAAGAGACGTTTGATAAGATCAAAGAATACCTTGCAGAGAAATAA
- a CDS encoding sugar phosphate nucleotidyltransferase — protein MLTQNEFSILRFVYETPLCSPKEIAETTHLPFDSIEKTLNLMCERGYIADGRITDTGMAALEPYRVKRAIFLAAGFGSRLVPITFNTPKPLVRVNGMRMIDTLLDAVVAADIPEIIVVRGYLSEQFDQLRYKYPRIQFIENPGYNESNNISSAMCVRYLFQNAYVLESDLILRNPKLIRKYEYCSNFLGIPVKVTDDWCISTDKNGVIKSEAIGGKDCYQMVGISYWDADDGSKLANDLNDVFTSPGGKERYWEQTALVYKKENYQVRIRECSFDDVVEIDTYNELKKIDKLYAL, from the coding sequence ATGTTAACTCAGAATGAATTTTCTATATTACGATTTGTGTATGAAACCCCGTTATGCTCTCCCAAAGAGATAGCCGAGACAACACATCTGCCGTTTGACAGTATCGAAAAAACGCTTAACCTCATGTGCGAACGGGGTTATATTGCGGATGGGAGGATAACAGATACCGGTATGGCCGCATTGGAGCCGTATCGTGTGAAAAGGGCTATCTTTCTTGCCGCCGGTTTTGGTTCCCGGCTTGTCCCTATTACGTTTAACACACCCAAGCCCCTGGTACGCGTTAATGGTATGCGGATGATCGATACTCTGCTTGATGCGGTTGTTGCCGCGGATATTCCTGAAATTATCGTAGTCCGTGGTTATCTGAGCGAGCAGTTTGACCAGCTCAGGTATAAATATCCGCGCATTCAGTTTATTGAAAATCCGGGATACAATGAAAGCAATAATATTTCATCCGCAATGTGTGTCCGTTACCTCTTTCAAAACGCATATGTACTGGAATCTGATCTGATTCTCAGGAATCCTAAGCTCATTCGGAAATATGAATATTGCTCTAATTTTTTAGGAATTCCGGTAAAGGTCACAGACGACTGGTGCATAAGTACGGACAAAAACGGGGTTATAAAATCTGAGGCCATCGGCGGCAAAGACTGTTATCAAATGGTAGGCATATCGTATTGGGACGCGGACGACGGCAGCAAGCTGGCTAACGACCTGAATGATGTCTTCACATCCCCCGGCGGAAAGGAGCGATATTGGGAACAGACCGCGCTTGTCTATAAAAAAGAGAATTACCAGGTTCGTATCCGTGAGTGTTCATTCGACGATGTCGTCGAGATCGACACATATAACGAACTGAAAAAAATTGACAAATTATATGCGCTGTAA
- a CDS encoding extracellular solute-binding protein, translated as MNSKSKKSFIIVVVLIIVALAVFLSSRSKAKDKVLIYTSAEDYRVEYLTKRLQEEFPDYDITIEYMSTGNHAAKLLAEGTKTEFDITHDLDYGYMSQLDALGEFADLSNYDMSIYTEDVALSKNYIIELRNGGAIIINPDVLKARGLEEPTSYKDLLKPEYKGLISMPSPKASGTGYMFLKSLVNAWGEEKAFDYFDQLTPNILQYTSSGSGPVNALVQGEVGIGLGMTAQAVTQINEGKNLKIIFFKEGSPYSLYGQAIIKGKETKPAVKAVFDFLINTYNYENNEKFFPEKIFKDKDYVVKNYPQNIVYSDMSNNTIDEKTRLLDKWKY; from the coding sequence ATGAATTCTAAGTCTAAAAAAAGTTTTATTATCGTTGTCGTTCTGATAATCGTCGCGCTGGCTGTATTTTTATCCAGCCGCTCCAAAGCTAAAGATAAAGTACTTATTTACACCAGCGCCGAAGATTACAGAGTTGAATACTTAACAAAGAGGCTTCAGGAAGAGTTTCCTGACTATGATATTACAATCGAGTATATGTCGACTGGGAACCATGCCGCTAAACTGTTGGCGGAAGGAACAAAAACTGAATTCGATATCACCCATGACCTGGATTATGGATATATGTCACAGCTTGATGCTCTTGGCGAGTTTGCGGATCTGTCCAATTATGACATGAGTATATACACCGAAGATGTGGCGTTGAGCAAGAACTACATTATTGAGCTGAGAAACGGCGGAGCTATTATCATCAATCCGGATGTATTAAAAGCTAGAGGCCTTGAAGAACCTACAAGTTATAAAGACCTGTTAAAACCGGAATATAAAGGATTAATCTCAATGCCCAGCCCAAAAGCGTCTGGTACCGGCTATATGTTTTTGAAGAGCCTCGTAAACGCATGGGGAGAAGAAAAAGCCTTTGATTATTTCGACCAATTAACACCCAACATCCTGCAATACACATCATCTGGTTCAGGGCCGGTAAATGCGCTTGTTCAAGGGGAAGTCGGAATCGGCTTGGGAATGACTGCACAAGCAGTAACGCAAATCAACGAAGGAAAGAACCTCAAGATTATATTCTTTAAAGAGGGTTCTCCCTATTCCCTCTATGGCCAGGCAATCATCAAGGGTAAGGAAACAAAACCTGCAGTCAAGGCAGTGTTTGATTTCCTTATCAACACTTACAATTATGAAAACAACGAGAAATTTTTCCCTGAAAAGATCTTTAAAGACAAAGATTATGTCGTCAAGAATTACCCACAGAATATTGTCTACAGCGATATGAGCAATAACACAATTGATGAAAAGACGCGCCTCCTGGATAAGTGGAAGTATTAG
- a CDS encoding oligosaccharide flippase family protein — MTESLLKNKGIRGFIQVLFSNCILILMGVISSFIVPSSITPEEFGYWQTYLLYEAYVGLVLFGYCDGIYLRYGGKEYRQLPKRRFTAFFCIMLLYLVIVCTVFVAIVFSSDMGAKNSCIFYAVAISMLLRCLISFFVLINQATARFNIYSIGNIIEKIFFVCLVIIAMFFWDISMYSLIIISLSGQLLALIYNIASSRELFILPLQFKRGVFKEMKANIAAGFPLTMYGIASMLMTGIGKFSVEHYLGKEQFGYYSFAFPMMAIISQVVAAASLVLFPILKQSHERNIKRLLDFSDKWSIPVFIAVMLVYIPASIIVKTFLPAYTPTLSCLLILLPMIFFQAKITMVYNTILKVKRQERTMMTISFMAVICCAVLTIATLIIHPSLTGIASATTVSYLIWQLLLKRSIRIHVPR, encoded by the coding sequence ACAAGGGGATCCGCGGTTTTATACAGGTGCTTTTCTCCAACTGTATCCTTATATTGATGGGAGTGATATCTTCTTTCATTGTTCCAAGCAGTATTACCCCAGAAGAATTTGGCTACTGGCAAACATACCTTTTGTACGAGGCTTATGTTGGTCTTGTCTTGTTTGGCTATTGTGACGGAATATACCTGCGCTATGGCGGGAAAGAATATAGGCAACTGCCCAAACGTCGTTTTACTGCCTTTTTCTGTATCATGTTACTTTATCTTGTCATTGTCTGTACTGTATTTGTTGCTATCGTATTTTCTTCCGATATGGGTGCTAAGAACAGCTGTATTTTTTACGCCGTTGCCATTTCTATGCTCTTGCGGTGCCTTATCAGCTTTTTCGTCCTTATAAACCAGGCTACGGCAAGGTTTAATATTTATTCCATAGGAAATATTATAGAAAAAATATTTTTTGTATGTCTTGTAATAATTGCGATGTTTTTCTGGGATATATCCATGTACAGCCTGATTATCATAAGTTTAAGCGGACAGTTATTGGCCTTAATTTATAACATCGCCTCCTCACGAGAACTTTTTATTCTGCCGTTACAGTTTAAACGTGGGGTATTCAAAGAGATGAAAGCAAATATTGCCGCTGGATTTCCGCTCACAATGTATGGGATTGCGTCAATGTTGATGACAGGTATAGGTAAGTTCAGTGTTGAACATTATCTTGGTAAAGAACAGTTCGGATATTATTCTTTCGCCTTTCCAATGATGGCCATTATCTCACAGGTTGTAGCCGCAGCGTCGCTTGTCCTTTTCCCGATTTTGAAGCAGTCACACGAAAGAAACATCAAAAGGTTATTGGATTTTTCTGACAAATGGTCGATACCGGTATTTATAGCGGTAATGCTAGTGTATATACCGGCAAGCATCATTGTAAAAACCTTTCTTCCTGCCTATACGCCGACTTTATCTTGTCTGCTGATTTTGTTGCCGATGATATTTTTTCAGGCGAAAATCACGATGGTATATAACACCATTCTCAAAGTGAAACGGCAAGAGCGGACCATGATGACAATAAGTTTTATGGCTGTTATTTGCTGCGCTGTTCTAACTATTGCAACGCTTATTATTCATCCGTCGCTAACTGGAATTGCATCTGCCACAACTGTCTCTTATTTAATTTGGCAGCTTTTGTTGAAACGTTCAATAAGAATACATGTGCCCAGATAG
- a CDS encoding ABC transporter permease → MMMNQKFSFSQILGRKADVTRILLSVVFIALVFIPLIRMFINIDSDSLHKVMASPTFSTVIANSLTATAIATILTLIIAYLLAVSIERTNIRFKSVFGIIFVLPMLIPSISNGMGLIILFGNNGIITKLFGLSASIYGLHGIVLGSILYAFPVAYLMFSDIMRYEDSSPYEAARVLGIPKFRQFTSITLPYLRKPLISAIFATFTLIITDYGVPLMVGGKYLTVPVIMYQEVIGQLNFGKGAVYGCLLLVPAVAAFIIDLANKDKGNSSFISKQFEPVGGTVRNVISYTYCSVVSIFTILTLTSFIILAFASDYPNNISFTFNNVINTLNLRANEYLINSIIIALLVSVIGIAAAFMTAYMSARMKSKTSRFLHLSAITSAAIPGIVLGLSYVLVFHGSVVYGTIAILVMVNLVHFIASPYLMMYNSLSKINENLEGVGHTLGISRGRMIMDVFIPQCKGTMFEMFSYFFVNCMMTISAVSFLASTANKPVSLMINQFEAQMQLECAAVVSLAILAVNIIIKVTVAVMKKTR, encoded by the coding sequence ATGATGATGAATCAGAAGTTCTCTTTCAGTCAGATACTGGGCAGGAAAGCGGATGTAACACGGATACTGCTCTCTGTTGTATTCATTGCTTTGGTATTTATTCCACTGATCAGGATGTTTATCAATATTGACTCAGACAGTCTGCATAAGGTGATGGCATCTCCAACCTTCAGTACCGTTATCGCCAACTCTTTGACCGCGACTGCGATAGCGACCATATTGACACTTATTATTGCCTATCTCCTGGCCGTTAGTATAGAGAGGACAAATATCAGGTTTAAAAGCGTATTCGGCATCATCTTTGTTTTGCCAATGTTGATACCGTCCATTTCAAATGGCATGGGACTGATCATCCTCTTCGGAAACAATGGGATTATAACGAAACTGTTTGGCTTAAGCGCCAGTATTTATGGCTTACACGGTATCGTTCTCGGATCTATCCTGTACGCGTTTCCGGTCGCATATCTTATGTTTAGCGATATAATGAGGTATGAAGACAGCTCTCCTTACGAAGCGGCGCGTGTCCTCGGAATCCCCAAGTTTCGCCAGTTTACCTCCATTACGTTGCCATACTTAAGAAAACCGTTAATTTCGGCCATTTTTGCAACATTCACACTTATTATCACAGATTACGGTGTTCCTCTTATGGTTGGCGGTAAGTACCTCACGGTTCCCGTTATAATGTATCAGGAAGTCATCGGGCAGCTGAATTTCGGCAAGGGAGCCGTTTATGGCTGTTTGCTGCTGGTTCCGGCGGTAGCGGCGTTTATCATTGACTTGGCTAATAAAGACAAAGGAAACTCTTCGTTTATTTCAAAACAGTTTGAACCAGTTGGAGGTACAGTGAGAAATGTTATTTCGTATACATATTGCAGCGTAGTGTCTATTTTCACCATATTGACGTTGACATCATTCATAATATTAGCGTTCGCATCGGATTATCCAAATAATATTAGTTTTACCTTCAATAATGTCATTAATACGCTGAATCTTAGAGCAAATGAATACCTGATAAATTCTATTATCATAGCCCTTTTAGTATCGGTGATCGGGATTGCGGCCGCCTTTATGACTGCGTATATGTCAGCACGTATGAAGTCAAAAACTTCAAGATTTCTCCACCTTTCAGCTATCACGTCGGCGGCCATTCCCGGCATCGTCCTCGGTCTATCCTATGTTCTAGTTTTTCACGGCAGTGTTGTTTACGGGACAATAGCGATACTGGTAATGGTGAATCTCGTCCACTTCATCGCCTCGCCATACCTCATGATGTACAACTCACTGTCAAAGATCAATGAAAATCTCGAAGGTGTCGGGCATACGCTGGGAATCAGCCGCGGGCGTATGATTATGGATGTATTCATACCTCAGTGTAAAGGGACAATGTTTGAGATGTTTTCATACTTTTTCGTAAATTGCATGATGACCATCTCTGCGGTCTCTTTCCTCGCCAGTACGGCTAATAAACCAGTATCATTGATGATCAATCAATTTGAGGCTCAGATGCAGCTGGAATGCGCGGCTGTTGTGTCTCTGGCAATACTGGCCGTCAATATTATTATCAAAGTTACCGTGGCTGTGATGAAAAAAACCAGGTAA
- a CDS encoding type II toxin-antitoxin system Phd/YefM family antitoxin produces the protein MLAVNYSTIRNNLKTYCDKATDMYETVIVTRKDEKNVVLLSLEKYNALIKAASNAEYLDMIDRSMEQIAQGKIVVKSMDELEAMANE, from the coding sequence ATGCTGGCAGTTAACTACTCCACGATTCGTAATAATTTGAAAACATATTGTGATAAGGCGACGGATATGTACGAGACAGTTATTGTTACAAGAAAAGATGAAAAGAATGTCGTGCTGCTCAGTCTCGAAAAGTACAACGCACTTATTAAGGCCGCCAGTAACGCAGAGTACCTTGATATGATAGACAGAAGCATGGAACAGATCGCCCAGGGAAAAATAGTTGTAAAAAGCATGGACGAATTAGAGGCCATGGCGAATGAATAA